One window of the Nocardia huaxiensis genome contains the following:
- a CDS encoding SDR family NAD(P)-dependent oxidoreductase, which produces MTVFDNEVVVITGAGGGIGRATALRFARKRAIVVVADIDKERADQTVEAIGEFGGDATPYAVDVADGAAMENFADDVRSEFGTPRVLVNNAGFITAGPFLEHSLDDWDRLLGVNVWGLVHGSTYFGRHMVESGRGGRIINVTSVAAFAPIPLSTPYCTTKAAAQMLTEGLRLEFAGTGVGVIAVCPALVDTGIYDEADADGARQAEAVRTLSLSSLAQRFAAHSPDSIARTIVRVAARNPAVVPTPIEARALYVATRVSPGGARLAARFFQNDNITGLRGRVLPKVLGRVDAYLDRKLDQRAQRRE; this is translated from the coding sequence ATGACAGTCTTCGACAACGAGGTTGTCGTGATCACCGGTGCTGGTGGCGGCATCGGCCGCGCGACGGCCCTGCGATTCGCGCGCAAGCGCGCGATCGTGGTCGTCGCGGACATCGACAAGGAACGCGCCGACCAGACCGTGGAGGCCATCGGCGAATTCGGCGGTGACGCGACGCCGTACGCGGTGGATGTGGCCGACGGCGCGGCCATGGAGAACTTCGCCGACGATGTGCGGTCCGAATTCGGCACCCCCCGGGTGCTGGTGAACAATGCCGGATTCATCACGGCCGGGCCGTTTCTCGAGCATTCGCTCGACGATTGGGACCGGTTGCTGGGCGTGAACGTGTGGGGGCTGGTGCACGGGTCGACCTACTTCGGCCGGCACATGGTGGAGTCCGGGCGGGGCGGGCGGATCATCAATGTCACCTCGGTGGCGGCCTTCGCGCCGATTCCGCTGAGCACGCCGTACTGCACCACCAAGGCCGCCGCGCAGATGCTCACCGAGGGGTTGCGGCTCGAATTCGCCGGGACCGGTGTGGGAGTCATCGCCGTCTGTCCCGCGCTGGTCGACACCGGCATCTACGACGAGGCGGACGCCGACGGCGCCCGGCAGGCGGAAGCCGTTCGCACGCTGAGCCTTTCGTCGCTGGCGCAGCGGTTCGCGGCGCACAGCCCGGACAGCATCGCGCGGACCATCGTGCGGGTGGCCGCGCGCAATCCCGCGGTGGTGCCGACGCCCATCGAGGCGCGGGCGCTGTATGTGGCGACGCGGGTGTCACCCGGCGGGGCGCGGCTGGCGGCGCGATTCTTCCAGAACGACAACATCACCGGGCTGCGCGGGCGGGTGCTGCCCAAGGTGCTCGGGCGCGTCGACGCCTACCTGGACCGGAAACTGGACCAGCGGGCCCAGCGGCGGGAGTGA
- a CDS encoding SDR family NAD(P)-dependent oxidoreductase has product MSRARSRFDVKPFHPGVAVVTGAGSGIGRGTAKALARHGAEVIVADINFATAKDTVAQIRSAGGLAYPYALDVADTSSMRDFADYVKRNHGVPDVVVNNAGILVAGPFLDIRHTDLRRILDVNLTAMVYGCRLFGAQMAERGRGGHLVNISSPVGFLPVRLGTPFSVTNAAVTHFSQTLRVELAPRDIRVTVVCPGLIATNLPATAVMASLTPEQVAITRQITVKAMTLFGMHPDRAGERIVEAVRRNRAIVPMRPEAWLAYWISRAFPRTARLAMRIATGPEIERIVRFAIDHPAVLGIAREAGELMPYRRGLQTYWEPPDYDQPVAPPIPLRR; this is encoded by the coding sequence ATGTCCAGGGCGAGGAGCAGATTCGACGTGAAACCCTTCCATCCGGGGGTCGCGGTGGTGACCGGGGCCGGCAGCGGCATCGGCCGCGGCACCGCCAAAGCGCTGGCGCGCCACGGCGCCGAGGTGATTGTCGCCGACATCAACTTCGCGACCGCCAAAGACACTGTGGCACAGATCCGTTCGGCGGGCGGACTGGCCTACCCGTACGCCCTCGATGTCGCCGACACCTCCTCCATGCGGGACTTCGCCGACTATGTGAAGCGCAATCACGGCGTCCCCGACGTGGTGGTGAACAATGCCGGAATCCTGGTCGCCGGACCGTTTCTCGATATCCGGCACACCGATCTGCGGCGCATCCTGGACGTCAATCTGACCGCGATGGTCTACGGCTGCCGCCTGTTCGGGGCGCAGATGGCCGAGCGCGGCCGCGGCGGGCACCTGGTGAACATCTCCTCGCCCGTCGGGTTCCTGCCGGTGCGCCTCGGCACACCGTTCTCCGTGACCAATGCCGCCGTCACACATTTCAGCCAGACGCTGCGGGTGGAGCTGGCGCCGCGGGACATTCGCGTGACGGTGGTCTGCCCGGGGCTGATCGCCACGAATCTGCCCGCCACCGCGGTCATGGCCTCGCTGACGCCCGAGCAGGTGGCCATCACCCGGCAGATCACGGTCAAGGCCATGACCCTGTTCGGCATGCATCCGGACCGGGCGGGCGAGCGGATCGTCGAGGCGGTCCGGCGCAATCGGGCCATCGTCCCCATGCGCCCGGAAGCCTGGCTGGCCTACTGGATCTCGCGGGCCTTCCCGCGCACCGCACGCCTGGCCATGCGGATTGCGACCGGTCCGGAAATCGAGCGAATCGTCCGGTTCGCCATCGATCATCCGGCGGTTCTCGGCATTGCCCGCGAGGCGGGCGAGCTCATGCCGTACCGTCGCGGACTGCAAACCTATTGGGAGCCACCGGACTACGACCAACCGGTCGCTCCGCCGATACCGCTGAGGAGATGA
- a CDS encoding GntR family transcriptional regulator, producing the protein MGAQTVVADVADELARRVVIGELAPGDLMPSVRQVAEEFAMNRATAQLVLGRLESYGFVDAHRGRGFTVRDVRRAGGVEVYRRLFRLSVPAPELAAEMFRDIVDTERAIVLDALLAYTENGQGGALPELRADLEELENLARAATPDHARLLAVEVGLVRRLLTELGQDMQRAVLNSLGELLSEVPQAVEAHYAVSADLHVLVWQALLAVWESGSGPSQAQLTLFEDLFGMYLEKVVARFEELVLGAPGAHEFADSRTATA; encoded by the coding sequence ATGGGTGCCCAGACGGTCGTCGCCGATGTGGCGGACGAGCTCGCTCGCCGCGTGGTGATCGGTGAGCTCGCGCCCGGTGACCTGATGCCGTCCGTCCGCCAGGTCGCCGAGGAATTCGCCATGAACCGCGCGACCGCCCAGCTGGTTCTGGGCCGGCTCGAATCCTACGGATTCGTGGACGCGCACCGGGGTCGCGGCTTCACCGTGCGCGATGTGCGGCGGGCCGGTGGCGTGGAGGTGTACCGGCGATTGTTCCGATTGTCCGTGCCCGCACCCGAACTCGCGGCCGAGATGTTCCGCGACATCGTCGACACCGAGCGCGCCATCGTGCTCGACGCGCTGCTCGCCTACACCGAGAACGGCCAGGGCGGGGCGCTGCCGGAGCTGCGCGCCGACCTCGAGGAACTCGAGAACCTGGCGCGCGCCGCGACGCCCGATCATGCCCGGCTGCTCGCCGTGGAGGTGGGCCTGGTGCGCCGGCTGCTCACCGAACTCGGCCAGGACATGCAGCGCGCGGTGCTCAACTCGCTCGGCGAGCTGCTGTCGGAGGTGCCGCAGGCGGTCGAGGCACACTACGCGGTCTCGGCGGATCTGCATGTGCTGGTGTGGCAGGCGCTGCTGGCGGTGTGGGAGTCCGGCAGCGGGCCGTCGCAGGCGCAGCTGACATTGTTCGAGGATCTCTTCGGTATGTACCTCGAGAAGGTGGTCGCGCGGTTCGAGGAGCTGGTCCTCGGAGCGCCCGGCGCGCACGAGTTCGCGGACAGCCGCACCGCCACGGCATGA
- a CDS encoding ABC1 kinase family protein has translation MSMRWSRGRQGDAGVVPARKLVRNAKIATLPVAYAGRQAAGAGKRALGRSPMEIDLDIQMRTAQHIFEVLGELKGCATKLGQVLSIYELALPSGLAEPYRAALARLQDSAPVMLPDTVRTVMAAALGDSWQWYFKEFDDRRAAGASIGQVHRGVWCDGRPAAVKLMYPGARTAVLGDLDQLRRISVLASVFFPAADVKDLTEAMCASIAEELDYAAEARHQQHFAEVYADDPDFVVPRVITQQGDVIVSEWLSGTPVPRILESGAPEERSRVGMLIMRFVLSSWVRTGLLYCDPHPGNFRVLPDGRLGVVDFGACVAWPPADFGDLLSDIVGATLDGGPERLEIAFRTHGFATTGRPLDIQALYEAMTLMLEPLTAPVSRIDTGWLGEQVRRFMDPRLSNANRQLTADPELAPFGRAMVTAMGVVAQLGTEGPVRAEFARWSPEIAAVLERHDSRRAQPTDLGIVRQLRAAEPRRRISIVS, from the coding sequence ATGTCGATGCGATGGAGCCGGGGGCGGCAGGGGGATGCGGGCGTCGTCCCGGCGCGAAAACTGGTCCGCAACGCCAAGATCGCCACCCTGCCGGTCGCCTACGCGGGACGCCAGGCCGCAGGAGCCGGAAAACGAGCCCTGGGCCGCTCCCCCATGGAGATCGATCTCGACATCCAGATGCGCACGGCCCAGCACATTTTCGAGGTGCTCGGCGAATTGAAGGGCTGCGCAACCAAATTGGGGCAGGTGCTGTCCATCTACGAGCTCGCGTTGCCGAGCGGGCTCGCCGAACCGTATCGGGCGGCGCTGGCCCGCCTGCAGGATTCCGCACCGGTCATGCTGCCCGACACCGTCCGCACGGTCATGGCCGCGGCGCTCGGCGACAGCTGGCAGTGGTACTTCAAGGAGTTCGACGACCGCCGCGCGGCCGGGGCCTCCATCGGGCAGGTGCATCGCGGGGTGTGGTGCGACGGGCGGCCCGCCGCGGTGAAACTCATGTACCCGGGCGCGCGCACGGCCGTGCTCGGCGATCTCGATCAGCTGCGCCGAATCTCCGTGCTGGCGAGCGTGTTCTTTCCCGCCGCCGACGTGAAGGACCTGACCGAGGCCATGTGCGCCTCCATCGCCGAGGAGCTCGACTACGCGGCCGAGGCCCGGCATCAGCAGCACTTCGCCGAGGTCTACGCCGATGATCCGGATTTCGTCGTCCCGCGGGTGATCACCCAGCAGGGCGATGTGATCGTCAGCGAATGGCTTTCCGGCACACCGGTTCCCCGCATTCTCGAGTCCGGCGCCCCCGAGGAGCGCAGCCGGGTCGGCATGCTGATCATGCGCTTCGTGCTCTCGTCATGGGTGCGCACCGGGCTGCTCTACTGCGATCCGCATCCCGGCAATTTCCGGGTGCTGCCCGACGGCCGGCTCGGGGTGGTCGACTTCGGCGCCTGTGTGGCCTGGCCGCCCGCCGACTTCGGCGACCTGCTGTCCGACATCGTGGGCGCGACCCTCGACGGCGGCCCCGAGCGCCTCGAAATCGCCTTTCGCACACACGGTTTCGCCACCACCGGGCGGCCCCTGGACATCCAGGCGCTCTACGAGGCGATGACCCTCATGCTCGAGCCGCTCACCGCTCCCGTCTCCCGGATCGACACCGGCTGGCTGGGCGAGCAGGTGCGCCGCTTCATGGATCCCCGGCTGTCCAATGCCAATCGGCAGCTGACGGCCGATCCCGAGCTCGCGCCGTTCGGACGCGCCATGGTGACCGCCATGGGCGTGGTGGCACAGCTGGGCACCGAGGGTCCGGTCCGCGCCGAATTCGCCCGCTGGTCACCGGAAATCGCGGCGGTGCTGGAACGCCACGACAGCCGCCGGGCCCAGCCCACCGATCTGGGTATCGTGCGGCAGTTGCGCGCGGCCGAACCCCGGCGGCGGATCTCGATCGTCAGCTGA
- a CDS encoding DJ-1/PfpI family protein: MPKVLVITGDAAEDLEVMYPYQRLLEEGYEVDIAAPTRKTLQFVVHDFVPGFDTYTEKPGHTWAADLAFAEVDPSSYAALVIPGGRAPEYLRGDKYCRQIVQYFIDANKPIAALCHGPLILAAAGVLAGRTTSSYPALEPDMTAAGAQWADSPALVDGNLVTGRAWPDHPQWMRAFMTLLRSVAPPTS, translated from the coding sequence ATGCCGAAGGTTCTTGTCATTACCGGGGATGCCGCCGAGGATCTCGAAGTCATGTATCCCTACCAGCGGCTGCTGGAAGAGGGCTACGAGGTCGATATCGCGGCGCCCACCCGGAAAACCCTGCAATTCGTCGTTCACGATTTCGTACCCGGATTCGACACCTACACCGAGAAACCCGGGCACACCTGGGCCGCCGATCTCGCATTCGCCGAAGTCGATCCGAGTTCCTATGCCGCACTGGTGATTCCGGGCGGACGGGCCCCGGAGTATTTGCGCGGCGACAAATACTGCCGGCAAATCGTGCAGTACTTCATCGACGCCAACAAACCCATCGCGGCGCTGTGCCACGGGCCGCTCATCCTGGCCGCCGCCGGCGTGCTCGCGGGCCGGACCACGAGCAGCTACCCCGCGCTGGAACCGGATATGACGGCGGCGGGCGCGCAGTGGGCGGATTCGCCCGCCCTGGTCGACGGCAACCTGGTGACGGGGCGGGCCTGGCCGGATCATCCGCAGTGGATGCGGGCGTTCATGACACTGCTGCGCAGCGTGGCGCCGCCGACTTCCTGA
- a CDS encoding alpha/beta hydrolase has product MTDVSRQDDSPELGQGDSPESPQRDSFVARVIGLLLAAERAIRPNYVGMVVAALFFIWSVSPSLLPRTWIFQGLVSGISAIIGYGVGCVLDWAWRKFVLPQLPAPWREAKLFNLPQGSSDLLKVVTLLAVFIGPAIVLTRSARWQRDIESVMGMKLTPTPGYLRTELLGFATVALVIGVFRLLRWMVRRITRALNLELRIPRAIALPGAVVLVTVFCVLLFQGVLAKAFFSVANSAFSVRNSNTSDYAVQPQLPERSGSPASLAPWNTLGSEGRWFVSNAPTRERIAAVTGKPAIEPIRVYAGLESAPTPEAVAELVVAELDRTHAFERKVLVVVTTTGTGWVDSTTAASIEYMYGGDTAIAATQYSYLPSVLSFLSDRQKATESGRLVIHAVHARWAQLPPESRPKLLVYGESLGSQGSEGAFTGLDDIRTLVDGVLWVGPPNSNRIWSALEQRRDPGTPEILPIYADGLVVRFAATAEDLNRPNAQWISPRIAYLQHASDPIVWWSPDLLFEQPDWLAEPRGADVSKSMRWWPIVTFWQVSADLANAQGVPSGHGHRYGTLVLDGWVAVAQPEGWTNDLADRIRQALDEDIDWEYAHK; this is encoded by the coding sequence ATGACTGATGTGTCCCGCCAGGACGATTCGCCCGAACTCGGACAGGGCGACTCGCCCGAGTCCCCGCAGCGCGATTCGTTCGTGGCGCGCGTGATCGGGCTGCTGCTGGCCGCCGAACGCGCGATTCGCCCGAACTATGTCGGCATGGTGGTGGCGGCGCTGTTCTTCATCTGGTCGGTGTCGCCGTCGCTGCTGCCGCGCACCTGGATCTTCCAGGGGCTGGTCAGCGGCATCAGCGCCATCATCGGCTACGGGGTGGGCTGCGTACTGGATTGGGCCTGGCGCAAATTCGTGCTGCCGCAGCTGCCCGCACCCTGGCGCGAGGCCAAGCTGTTCAATCTGCCGCAGGGCAGCAGCGATCTGCTGAAGGTGGTCACGCTGCTGGCGGTGTTCATCGGTCCCGCCATCGTGCTGACCCGCTCGGCGCGCTGGCAGCGCGATATCGAATCGGTCATGGGCATGAAGCTCACGCCCACACCCGGCTATCTGCGCACCGAGTTGCTGGGATTCGCGACCGTCGCGCTGGTGATCGGCGTCTTCCGCCTGCTGCGCTGGATGGTTCGCCGCATCACCCGCGCCCTGAATCTGGAACTGCGCATTCCACGGGCGATCGCGCTGCCGGGCGCGGTGGTGCTGGTGACGGTGTTCTGCGTGCTGCTGTTCCAGGGTGTGCTCGCGAAAGCCTTCTTCTCCGTGGCGAATTCGGCGTTCAGCGTGCGCAACAGCAATACCTCCGACTACGCCGTGCAACCGCAGCTGCCGGAGCGCTCGGGCAGCCCGGCCTCGCTGGCGCCGTGGAACACCCTGGGCTCCGAAGGACGCTGGTTCGTGTCGAACGCGCCCACGCGCGAACGCATCGCCGCCGTCACCGGTAAGCCCGCGATCGAACCGATCCGGGTGTACGCCGGACTGGAATCCGCGCCCACGCCCGAGGCCGTGGCCGAGCTCGTGGTCGCGGAACTCGATCGCACGCACGCCTTCGAGCGCAAGGTGCTGGTGGTGGTGACGACCACCGGCACCGGCTGGGTGGATTCCACCACCGCCGCGTCCATCGAGTACATGTACGGCGGCGACACCGCCATCGCGGCCACCCAGTACTCGTATCTGCCGAGCGTGCTGTCGTTCCTGTCGGACCGGCAGAAGGCCACCGAATCCGGCCGGCTGGTCATCCACGCGGTGCACGCGCGCTGGGCGCAGCTGCCGCCGGAGTCGCGCCCGAAGCTGCTCGTCTACGGCGAAAGCCTGGGCTCGCAGGGCTCGGAGGGCGCGTTCACCGGGCTCGACGACATTCGCACCCTCGTCGACGGCGTGCTGTGGGTGGGCCCGCCCAATTCCAATCGCATCTGGAGCGCCCTGGAGCAGCGCCGCGATCCGGGGACGCCGGAGATCCTGCCCATCTACGCGGACGGCCTCGTCGTCCGCTTCGCCGCGACCGCCGAGGATCTGAATCGGCCCAACGCCCAATGGATCTCACCGCGCATCGCCTATCTGCAGCACGCCTCCGACCCCATTGTCTGGTGGTCGCCGGACCTGCTGTTCGAACAACCCGACTGGCTGGCCGAACCGCGCGGCGCGGATGTCTCCAAATCCATGCGCTGGTGGCCCATCGTGACGTTCTGGCAGGTCAGCGCGGATCTGGCCAATGCGCAAGGGGTTCCGTCCGGGCACGGGCACCGCTACGGCACGCTGGTGCTCGACGGCTGGGTCGCCGTCGCCCAACCGGAAGGCTGGACAAACGACCTCGCCGATCGCATACGCCAAGCCCTCGACGAGGACATCGACTGGGAATACGCTCATAAATAG
- a CDS encoding lysylphosphatidylglycerol synthase transmembrane domain-containing protein, with the protein MATATPAAARRALPTVRKALPTLVVTVAVTAAVVWQWEAVAEGIATLLAADPRWLALALLATLALWPTSVLMLRGSIPQETCSRRLFALQLAFPAIGLIPAANLLIRLRFLRREGLSHSAALASITLFGFAAFVVRIPLVLIAVLATPSLMSRTGAQPPWHDLGARTSDTWHGLLENPWRTAAIAVGVLLLGGAVLIAAAVFLYRRFVARGGWRAALTRLREARANAAAAWKSVAATALRPRRAAALWLCALLQPLLMVLALWAVLQAVGAHMPLTDAFVVHLVTVALAPLLPSPNGVATKELTLAAGLTAVAGLAGGVAVAAVLGFRLLTFWSQIPLGIASFAWLSHRRAV; encoded by the coding sequence ATGGCGACGGCAACCCCCGCCGCAGCGAGACGAGCCCTTCCCACCGTCCGAAAAGCCCTGCCGACCCTCGTCGTCACCGTCGCGGTCACGGCCGCGGTGGTGTGGCAGTGGGAGGCGGTGGCGGAGGGCATCGCGACGCTGCTCGCCGCCGACCCGCGCTGGCTCGCCCTGGCGCTGCTGGCCACGCTCGCTCTCTGGCCCACCTCGGTGCTCATGCTGCGCGGCTCGATTCCGCAGGAAACGTGTTCACGCCGGCTGTTCGCGCTACAGCTGGCGTTCCCGGCGATCGGGCTCATTCCGGCCGCCAATCTGCTGATCCGCCTGCGGTTCCTGCGCCGGGAGGGCCTGAGCCACAGTGCGGCGCTGGCCTCCATCACGCTGTTCGGGTTCGCCGCGTTCGTGGTGCGCATTCCGCTCGTCCTCATCGCCGTGCTCGCCACACCCAGCCTCATGAGCCGCACCGGGGCGCAGCCGCCCTGGCACGATCTGGGCGCGCGCACCTCCGACACCTGGCACGGCCTGCTCGAAAACCCATGGCGCACAGCCGCGATCGCCGTCGGCGTGCTGCTGCTGGGCGGCGCTGTGCTGATCGCCGCCGCCGTATTCCTGTACCGCCGCTTCGTCGCCCGCGGCGGCTGGCGCGCGGCCCTGACCCGGCTGCGCGAGGCCCGCGCCAATGCCGCGGCCGCCTGGAAATCGGTGGCCGCCACCGCGCTCCGCCCCCGCCGCGCCGCCGCGCTGTGGCTGTGCGCGCTGCTGCAACCGCTGCTCATGGTGCTGGCGCTGTGGGCGGTGCTACAGGCCGTGGGCGCGCACATGCCGCTGACCGACGCCTTCGTGGTGCATCTGGTCACCGTGGCCCTGGCCCCGCTGCTGCCCTCCCCCAACGGTGTGGCCACCAAGGAGCTCACCCTGGCGGCGGGCCTGACCGCGGTGGCCGGGCTGGCCGGCGGCGTGGCCGTGGCCGCCGTGCTGGGATTCCGGCTGCTCACCTTCTGGAGCCAGATTCCGCTCGGGATCGCCTCTTTCGCCTGGCTGAGCCACCGCCGCGCCGTCTAG
- a CDS encoding PAS and ANTAR domain-containing protein, translating into MTESTEHTAPGDASTRMHEAETRPMVGSFRFWFTNQRWEWSPEVYRMHGYEPGEIEPTTELLLAHKHPDDRNHVAEAIERSVDQGEPFSSRHRFVDVTGREHNVMVVADRIFDAHGKPVGTTGFYVDLSDTFAEAARTTLDAHMPELIEARAVIEQAKGVLMRMYRINAEQAFKVLVWRSQETNTKLKALAQQLITDLSQVPPPPAATVAAFDHILLTAHTRIPAE; encoded by the coding sequence ATGACCGAATCCACCGAACACACTGCGCCGGGCGACGCTTCGACCCGGATGCACGAGGCCGAGACCCGGCCGATGGTCGGGAGTTTCCGATTCTGGTTCACCAACCAGCGGTGGGAGTGGTCGCCCGAGGTCTACCGGATGCACGGGTATGAACCGGGCGAGATCGAACCCACCACCGAACTGCTGCTGGCGCACAAGCATCCCGACGATCGCAATCATGTCGCGGAGGCCATCGAACGATCCGTCGATCAGGGCGAGCCGTTCTCGAGCCGGCACCGCTTCGTGGATGTCACCGGCCGCGAACACAATGTCATGGTGGTCGCGGACCGGATCTTCGACGCCCATGGGAAACCGGTCGGCACCACCGGTTTCTATGTGGATCTGAGCGACACCTTCGCCGAGGCCGCCCGCACCACCCTCGACGCGCACATGCCCGAGCTGATCGAGGCCCGCGCGGTCATCGAACAGGCCAAGGGCGTGCTCATGCGGATGTATCGCATCAATGCCGAGCAGGCTTTCAAGGTGCTGGTGTGGCGGTCGCAGGAGACCAATACCAAACTGAAGGCGCTGGCGCAGCAGCTGATCACCGACCTGTCACAGGTCCCGCCGCCGCCGGCCGCCACGGTGGCCGCATTCGATCACATCCTGCTGACCGCGCACACGCGCATCCCGGCCGAGTGA